The following coding sequences lie in one Rhizobium rhododendri genomic window:
- a CDS encoding MFS transporter codes for MADPPAMPGWKALGYMLSSVMFFLTQGLGMNLALANLTQIQGTIAATTTESAWLSAAYMAPNVSLAIFLVKIRMQYGVRNFAEISIIGFVVASLLNLFVSDLQSAVIVRFLSGIAAAPLSTLGFLYMLEAFPPAKKLTVGLSLAMMNTTLAAPITRLVSPTLLDFGEWRGLYTLEMGLALLVMPIIYLLPLTAPPRVKIINFGDIVVYLLVAIGFGCLAVVLSVGRLYWWLEVPWLGVVLAVSIATLTVAVVIDLDRTTPLIDIRWLLTWPNVRLTIVLLVFRMIAAEQNSILLIYYQNIGLLYDQLQMLYTIILVFSLVGGLTCAALMNVGYTWQIQMIALPMMIAAAFMDSQVTSLTRPEQMYLSQALMSAGITLFLPPALSPGFRAALSKGPFYLVTFFVIFLFTQSIGSLMGTAFYGTLITIREKFHSSVLVEHVLLTDPIVAQRAAQLSASYGKVITDSRLLNGEGLTLLGAQVTREAYSLAFGDAFFVAGVIAALAFVVLIANRLMAVIRTKPADAPATASAT; via the coding sequence ATGGCTGATCCACCGGCGATGCCGGGATGGAAGGCACTCGGCTACATGCTGTCCTCGGTGATGTTCTTTCTGACGCAGGGGCTGGGGATGAACCTCGCGCTTGCCAACCTTACCCAGATCCAGGGCACCATTGCCGCGACGACAACGGAATCCGCCTGGCTGTCGGCTGCCTACATGGCGCCGAATGTCAGCCTGGCGATCTTTCTGGTCAAGATCCGCATGCAGTACGGCGTGCGCAATTTCGCCGAGATCAGCATCATCGGCTTCGTCGTCGCCTCGCTGCTCAATCTGTTCGTCTCGGATCTCCAATCGGCAGTCATCGTTCGTTTTCTCAGCGGCATTGCTGCAGCGCCATTGTCGACGCTGGGCTTCCTCTACATGCTCGAGGCCTTCCCACCGGCCAAGAAACTGACCGTCGGGCTCAGCCTGGCGATGATGAATACGACGCTGGCAGCACCGATCACGCGGCTGGTGTCGCCCACACTCCTCGATTTCGGTGAGTGGCGGGGTCTCTACACGCTGGAAATGGGCCTGGCCCTTTTGGTGATGCCGATCATCTATCTCCTGCCGCTGACTGCCCCGCCGCGGGTCAAGATCATCAACTTCGGCGATATCGTCGTCTATCTCCTGGTCGCCATCGGTTTTGGCTGTCTCGCCGTCGTTCTGTCCGTCGGCCGGCTTTACTGGTGGCTGGAGGTGCCATGGCTCGGCGTTGTCCTCGCAGTCAGCATCGCGACGCTGACGGTGGCGGTGGTGATCGATCTCGACCGAACGACGCCGCTCATCGATATCCGCTGGCTTCTGACGTGGCCGAACGTGCGCCTGACCATCGTGCTGCTCGTCTTCCGCATGATCGCTGCCGAGCAGAACTCGATCCTGCTGATCTACTACCAGAATATCGGCCTGCTCTACGATCAGCTGCAGATGCTCTACACCATCATCCTGGTGTTTTCGCTCGTCGGCGGGCTGACCTGCGCAGCCCTGATGAATGTCGGCTACACTTGGCAGATCCAGATGATCGCGCTGCCGATGATGATCGCAGCCGCCTTCATGGACAGCCAGGTGACAAGCCTGACGCGCCCCGAGCAGATGTATCTGAGCCAGGCGCTGATGTCGGCCGGAATCACGCTGTTCCTGCCGCCGGCACTGTCGCCCGGTTTCCGCGCCGCGCTTTCCAAGGGACCGTTTTACCTGGTGACCTTCTTTGTGATTTTCCTGTTTACTCAGAGCATTGGCTCGTTGATGGGGACGGCCTTCTATGGCACCCTCATCACCATCCGCGAAAAATTCCACTCCAGCGTCCTGGTCGAGCACGTCCTGCTCACCGATCCGATCGTCGCCCAGCGGGCAGCGCAGCTTTCGGCCTCCTATGGCAAGGTGATTACCGATTCGCGCCTGTTGAACGGCGAGGGGCTGACGCTGCTTGGCGCACAGGTCACGCGCGAGGCCTACAGCCTCGCCTTCGGCGATGCCTTCTTCGTGGCCGGGGTGATCGCAGCCTTGGCATTTGTCGTATTGATTGCAAATCGGCTGATGGCCGTCATCCGCACCAAACCGGCCGATGCGCCGGCCACCGCATCCGCGACCTGA
- a CDS encoding HlyD family secretion protein, translated as MSRLVRSPIEVVAVLAGIGGIMLVLYAWHLPPFRTSVETTDDAYVKGYVTVISPQVSGYVTDVRVKDYESVKQGEVLAKIDDRIYQQKLAQARANRDGQKAGLANSRQQELVARAEIASSQAAVDSVQAGLTRAQLAWERIETLVQKGVSTTSDAETAQATLEQAKAAVNQALAAVEVSRQNLTTIIVNRASLEAGVAGAEAAMQQASIDLQNATIIAPRSGRLGEIGVRLGQYVTAGTQLLALVPEDTWVIANFKETQLDGMQVGQPVAISVDAFGHRRLNGHIQSFSPAAGSEFAVIKPDNATGNFTKVAQRVGVRVTIDPGQPEAANLAPGLSVVVSIDKASKPEAK; from the coding sequence ATGTCCAGGCTTGTCCGATCTCCCATCGAAGTGGTTGCCGTCCTCGCCGGCATCGGCGGTATAATGCTGGTGCTCTATGCCTGGCATCTGCCACCCTTCAGGACATCTGTGGAGACGACAGACGACGCTTACGTCAAGGGCTACGTCACGGTCATCAGCCCGCAAGTCAGCGGCTACGTCACGGACGTTCGCGTCAAGGACTACGAGAGCGTCAAGCAGGGCGAGGTACTGGCCAAGATCGACGACCGCATATACCAGCAGAAACTCGCCCAGGCGCGTGCCAACCGCGACGGCCAGAAGGCGGGTCTTGCCAATTCCCGCCAGCAGGAGCTGGTGGCCCGCGCCGAGATTGCCTCGAGCCAGGCGGCTGTCGATAGCGTGCAGGCCGGGCTGACGCGGGCTCAACTGGCCTGGGAACGCATTGAGACGCTCGTCCAGAAAGGCGTATCGACCACCAGCGATGCCGAGACTGCGCAAGCGACGCTCGAGCAGGCAAAGGCTGCCGTCAACCAGGCGCTGGCAGCCGTCGAGGTCTCGCGGCAGAACCTGACGACGATCATCGTCAACCGCGCCTCGCTCGAAGCAGGCGTTGCCGGCGCCGAGGCGGCGATGCAGCAGGCGTCCATCGACCTGCAGAATGCCACCATCATTGCCCCGAGGTCGGGCAGGCTCGGTGAAATTGGCGTCCGGTTGGGCCAATATGTCACGGCCGGCACGCAATTGCTGGCGCTCGTGCCCGAAGACACCTGGGTCATCGCCAATTTCAAGGAAACGCAGCTCGACGGCATGCAGGTCGGCCAGCCCGTAGCGATCTCCGTCGACGCCTTCGGTCACCGCCGGCTGAATGGCCACATCCAGAGTTTCTCGCCGGCTGCCGGTTCCGAGTTCGCAGTGATCAAGCCCGACAACGCCACCGGCAATTTCACCAAGGTAGCCCAGCGCGTCGGCGTCCGCGTGACGATAGACCCCGGCCAGCCGGAAGCCGCCAATCTAGCCCCCGGCCTCTCCGTCGTCGTCTCCATAGACAAGGCTTCGAAGCCGGAGGCGAAGTAG
- the rplI gene encoding 50S ribosomal protein L9, with translation MQVILLERVPKLGQMGETVKVRDGFARNYLLPLGKALRANAANKTRFEAERATLEARNLERKSEAQKVADVLEGKSFNVVRSAGETGQLYGSVAARDVVDILAAEGFNIGRSQVELNTPIKTIGLHSVTLALHGEVEIAIELNVARSAEEAERQKQGETLTSADAIYGIDEDALRPEDFFDPDADGNRDDE, from the coding sequence ATGCAAGTCATTCTTCTCGAACGCGTTCCCAAGCTCGGCCAGATGGGCGAGACCGTAAAAGTCCGCGACGGCTTTGCCCGTAATTACCTGCTGCCACTCGGCAAGGCTCTTCGCGCCAACGCCGCCAACAAGACCCGTTTCGAAGCTGAACGCGCTACGCTCGAAGCCCGTAACCTGGAGCGCAAGAGCGAAGCCCAGAAGGTTGCCGACGTTCTCGAAGGCAAGTCCTTCAACGTCGTCCGCTCGGCTGGCGAAACCGGCCAGCTGTACGGCTCGGTCGCTGCTCGCGACGTCGTCGACATCCTCGCTGCAGAAGGCTTCAACATCGGCCGCAGCCAGGTTGAGCTGAACACCCCGATCAAGACCATCGGCCTGCACAGCGTTACGCTGGCCCTGCACGGCGAAGTCGAAATCGCAATCGAGCTGAATGTTGCCCGTTCCGCCGAAGAAGCCGAACGCCAGAAGCAGGGTGAAACCCTGACTTCGGCCGACGCCATCTACGGCATCGACGAAGACGCCCTGCGTCCGGAAGACTTCTTCGATCCGGATGCCGACGGCAACCGCGACGACGAATAG
- a CDS encoding DUF2232 domain-containing protein: MKTLNPRLLLIGVLAGITATLLVLAANAQPSFSAVLYAASALPILIAGLGWGNIAAIVSILTAFVLGAVAISPSFAFVMALVTLVPAGWISHLANLARPADEIGGPDHLMAWYPLSDMLVQLCGLVTIGVIAVGVMIGYGPELTDKMVDALMTALSAQEPSFQPDPDATAQTKSLIVLMLPALQAAIWVIMLFAAYYIATRIVTASGRNFRPREDVPSALRMNRNAIFIFLAGLVACFAGGIPAMVGATVFGAFGAGFVLAGFSTLHFKTRGKDWQLPVLVLCYLAATMVLPIFFILVLGLSDTRKAIALTPNKDANASNKPDPKT; the protein is encoded by the coding sequence TTGAAGACCTTGAATCCCAGACTGCTTTTGATCGGCGTGCTCGCCGGCATTACCGCGACCCTGCTTGTGCTGGCCGCGAATGCGCAGCCGTCATTCAGTGCTGTCCTATACGCTGCGTCTGCCCTCCCAATTCTGATTGCCGGCCTCGGCTGGGGCAATATTGCCGCCATCGTCTCGATCCTTACCGCCTTCGTGCTCGGCGCGGTCGCCATATCGCCATCGTTTGCCTTCGTCATGGCGCTGGTGACGCTGGTTCCGGCCGGCTGGATCAGCCATCTGGCGAACCTTGCCCGCCCGGCCGACGAAATCGGCGGACCGGACCACCTGATGGCCTGGTATCCCCTCTCCGACATGCTGGTGCAGCTCTGCGGACTGGTAACGATCGGCGTCATCGCCGTCGGCGTGATGATCGGCTACGGACCTGAGCTCACCGACAAGATGGTCGATGCGCTGATGACGGCGCTTTCGGCACAGGAGCCGTCTTTCCAGCCGGACCCGGATGCCACCGCCCAGACAAAATCGCTGATCGTCCTGATGCTGCCGGCCCTGCAGGCGGCAATCTGGGTCATCATGCTGTTTGCCGCCTACTACATTGCAACCCGGATCGTCACCGCCTCAGGCCGCAATTTCCGGCCGCGGGAGGATGTGCCTTCGGCGCTCAGGATGAACCGCAATGCGATCTTCATCTTTCTAGCCGGCCTTGTTGCCTGCTTTGCCGGCGGAATTCCTGCCATGGTCGGCGCAACCGTGTTCGGAGCCTTCGGCGCCGGCTTCGTGCTCGCCGGTTTCTCGACGCTCCACTTCAAGACACGCGGCAAGGACTGGCAACTGCCGGTCCTGGTCCTCTGCTACCTGGCCGCTACCATGGTGCTGCCAATCTTCTTCATCCTCGTTCTCGGCCTGTCCGATACCCGCAAGGCGATCGCACTGACCCCGAACAAGGATGCGAATGCCTCGAACAAACCCGATCCAAAAACCTGA
- the rpsR gene encoding 30S ribosomal protein S18 produces the protein MSEASSSSQVRRPFHRRRKTCPFSGANAPRIDYKDVRLLQRYISERGKIVPSRITAVSQKKQRELAQAIKRARFLGLLPYVVA, from the coding sequence ATGTCTGAAGCTTCCTCCTCTTCGCAGGTCCGTCGTCCGTTTCATCGTCGTCGCAAGACCTGCCCGTTCTCCGGCGCCAACGCACCGCGGATCGACTACAAGGACGTTCGCCTTCTGCAGCGCTACATTTCCGAGCGCGGCAAGATCGTTCCTTCGCGTATCACGGCCGTTTCCCAGAAGAAGCAGCGCGAACTGGCCCAGGCCATCAAGCGCGCCCGTTTCCTCGGCCTGCTGCCTTACGTCGTCGCTTAA
- the rpsF gene encoding 30S ribosomal protein S6, protein MALYEHVFLARQDVSAQQVDALVEQYKGVIEANGGKVGRIENWGLKSLTYRINKNRKAHYALMDIDAPPAAVQEMERQMRISEDVLRYMTIAVEKHEEGPSAMMQKRDRDDRPRRDGDRPDRGGFGDRGPRPDRGDREDRPRRPREDRV, encoded by the coding sequence ATGGCTCTTTACGAACATGTATTCCTTGCCCGACAGGACGTTTCCGCGCAGCAGGTTGATGCCCTCGTAGAACAGTACAAGGGTGTCATCGAAGCTAACGGTGGCAAAGTCGGGCGTATCGAGAACTGGGGCCTCAAGTCCCTGACTTATCGCATCAACAAGAACCGCAAGGCTCACTACGCCCTGATGGACATCGACGCTCCTCCTGCCGCCGTGCAGGAAATGGAACGCCAGATGCGCATCTCGGAAGACGTCCTGCGCTACATGACGATTGCCGTCGAAAAGCACGAGGAAGGCCCATCTGCCATGATGCAGAAGCGCGACCGTGACGACCGTCCGCGTCGTGATGGCGACCGTCCGGATCGTGGTGGTTTCGGCGACCGTGGTCCTCGCCCGGATCGTGGTGATCGCGAAGACCGTCCGCGCCGTCCGCGCGAAGACCGCGTTTAA
- a CDS encoding aldo/keto reductase codes for MKYQNLGRTGISISQICLGTMTWGTQNSEAEAREQMDFAVEKGINFFDTAEMYPVTPLSAETQGRTEEHIGTWFEKTGKRTDIVLATKVAGNGRSYLRGGQGADAANIRLALEASLKRLKTDYIDLYQIHWPNRGHFHFRQSWNYNPFTQDRAAVIANIEDILQTLGECVKEGKIRAIGLSNETSWGTQKYLTLAEQKGLPRVASIQNEYSLLYRHFDLDLAELSHHEDVGLLAYSPLAAGLLTGKYVGGAKPEGSRAAINGDLGGRLQPLQEPAVKAYLEIARKHGLDPSAMAIAFCLTRPFMAAAIIGATTMEQLKINISAADLTLSPEVLAEIAKVHRQYPMPI; via the coding sequence ATGAAATATCAGAATTTAGGCCGCACAGGCATTTCGATTTCGCAAATCTGCCTTGGCACCATGACCTGGGGCACGCAGAACAGCGAAGCCGAGGCCCGCGAGCAGATGGATTTCGCCGTCGAGAAGGGCATCAACTTCTTCGATACCGCCGAAATGTACCCCGTTACGCCCCTGTCGGCCGAGACGCAGGGCCGCACCGAAGAGCATATCGGCACCTGGTTCGAAAAAACCGGCAAGCGCACGGATATCGTACTCGCCACCAAGGTTGCCGGCAACGGACGTTCCTATCTGCGCGGAGGCCAGGGCGCCGACGCCGCCAATATCCGCCTTGCGCTCGAGGCCAGCCTGAAGCGCCTGAAAACCGACTATATAGACCTCTACCAGATCCACTGGCCGAACCGCGGCCATTTCCACTTCCGCCAGAGCTGGAACTACAATCCCTTCACCCAGGACCGCGCCGCTGTCATCGCCAACATCGAGGACATCCTCCAGACGCTCGGCGAATGCGTCAAGGAAGGCAAGATCCGCGCAATCGGTCTTTCCAACGAGACGAGCTGGGGTACGCAGAAATATCTGACGCTGGCCGAACAGAAGGGCCTGCCGCGCGTCGCCAGCATCCAGAACGAGTACAGCCTCCTCTACCGCCATTTCGATCTCGACCTTGCCGAACTGTCGCATCACGAGGATGTCGGGCTGCTGGCCTACTCGCCGCTGGCCGCCGGGCTCCTCACCGGCAAATATGTCGGCGGGGCCAAGCCAGAGGGCTCCCGCGCGGCCATCAACGGCGATCTCGGCGGCCGCCTGCAGCCGCTGCAGGAGCCGGCCGTCAAGGCCTATCTCGAAATCGCCCGCAAGCACGGCCTCGACCCGTCGGCGATGGCCATCGCATTCTGCCTTACCCGCCCGTTCATGGCAGCAGCGATCATCGGGGCGACCACGATGGAGCAACTGAAGATTAATATCAGCGCCGCAGACCTGACGCTGTCGCCCGAGGTGTTGGCCGAGATAGCCAAGGTTCATCGCCAATACCCGATGCCGATCTGA
- the fabD gene encoding ACP S-malonyltransferase — protein MTVAFTFPGQGSQAVGMGKDLAEQFPEARAVFAEVDDALGEALSETIFNGPEDKLTLTANAQPALMAVSVAAFRVLQARGLDLKGKVGYVAGHSLGEYSALCAAGTFTLADTARLLRIRGNAMQAAVPVGTGAMAAIIGLEQADVVAVCEEASALGACQIANDNGGGQIVISGEKAAIEKAAALATEKGAKRAILLPVSAPFHSSLMAPAADAMREALANVKMSDPIVPVIANVRAAPVTDAGEIAALLVEQVTGQVRWRETVQWFAANDVTTLYEVGAGKVLTGLAKRIDKSVTGIAVNSPADIEAALAGLVG, from the coding sequence ATGACTGTTGCTTTCACATTCCCGGGTCAGGGAAGCCAGGCCGTCGGCATGGGCAAGGATCTGGCCGAGCAGTTTCCCGAAGCCCGCGCGGTCTTTGCCGAGGTCGATGATGCCCTCGGCGAGGCACTTTCCGAGACGATATTCAACGGCCCCGAAGACAAGCTGACGCTGACGGCCAATGCCCAACCGGCGTTGATGGCCGTATCGGTGGCCGCTTTTCGGGTTCTGCAAGCCCGCGGACTCGATCTCAAGGGTAAGGTCGGCTATGTCGCCGGCCATTCGCTCGGCGAATACTCGGCGCTCTGTGCTGCCGGCACCTTCACGCTCGCCGACACCGCCCGTCTTCTGCGCATCCGCGGCAACGCCATGCAGGCAGCTGTTCCCGTCGGCACCGGCGCGATGGCTGCTATCATCGGGCTCGAGCAGGCGGACGTTGTTGCCGTCTGCGAGGAAGCATCGGCGCTCGGCGCCTGCCAGATCGCCAATGACAATGGTGGCGGCCAGATCGTGATCTCGGGCGAGAAGGCAGCCATCGAGAAGGCGGCGGCACTGGCGACCGAAAAGGGCGCCAAGCGGGCGATCCTGCTGCCGGTCTCCGCACCCTTCCATTCCAGCCTGATGGCACCGGCCGCAGACGCGATGCGCGAAGCGCTCGCCAACGTCAAGATGTCCGATCCTATCGTGCCTGTCATCGCCAATGTCCGTGCTGCTCCCGTCACCGATGCCGGCGAGATTGCCGCGCTCTTGGTCGAGCAGGTCACAGGCCAGGTTCGCTGGCGCGAGACGGTTCAGTGGTTTGCCGCCAACGATGTGACGACGCTCTATGAAGTCGGTGCCGGCAAGGTGCTGACCGGGCTTGCCAAGCGCATCGACAAGTCTGTGACCGGCATCGCCGTCAATTCGCCCGCTGATATCGAAGCAGCGCTTGCCGGCCTCGTCGGCTGA